A section of the Macadamia integrifolia cultivar HAES 741 chromosome 9, SCU_Mint_v3, whole genome shotgun sequence genome encodes:
- the LOC122087891 gene encoding lipid phosphate phosphatase delta-like, whose product MESIALWLGLSLSTLLSWIVVASYFNITQKLRSLIQPWVTRRVIADTPLILQIQSFQHRFLDALFSGISCVVSVPFYTAFLPLLFWSGHSKLARQMTLLMAFCDYIGNSAKDVVSAPRPSSPPIRRVAATEDEKENALEYGLPSSHTLNTVCLAGYLLHYLLYSADNTDATQVMAGVTLGCLFVGLIGFGRIYLGMHSVVDVLGGLVVGLVILAFWLTVHEYFDSFIVSGQNVSSFWAALSFLLLFAYPTPELPTPSFEYHAAFSGVSLGIVTGVQQTYLQFHHEDVPHIFSPQLSFPVFVGRVLVGIPTIIIVKFCSKALAKWILPVVANTLGIPIKSSSYIPQLNSSVSGTKSNGSQKMFYFPQDSFDVDTGIRFLQYAGLAWSVVDLVPSLFAHLRM is encoded by the exons ATGGAGAGCATTGCTCTATGGCTAGGGCTTTCTCTTTCTACTCTTCTCTCGTGGATTGTCGTGGCGTCGTACTTCAATATCACCCAGAAGCTTAGATCTCTCATCCAACCATGGGTAACCCGCCGTGTCATCGCAGACACCCCTCTCATCCTTCAGATCCAG AGCTTCCAGCATCGTTTCTTGGATGCCTTGTTTTCTGGTATCTCGTGCGTTGTCTCCGTGCCCTTCTACACGGCCTTTCTTCCTCTGCTCTTCTGG AGTGGGCACAGTAAATTGGCCAGGCAGATGACCTTGTTGATGGCTTTCTGTGATTATATAGGAAACTCCGCCAAG GATGTAGTCTCAGCTCCTAGACCCAGTTCTCCTCCCATTAGGAGGGTAGCTGCTACCgaagatgagaaagaaaacGCATTGGAATACGGATTGCCTTCTTCCCACACTCTTAACACAGTTTGCTTGGCTGG ATACTTGTTGCACTATCTTCTGTATTCCGCCGATAATACTGATGCTACTCAAGTAATGGCTGGAGTTACTCTGGGCTGTTTGTTTGTAGGACTCATTGGCTTTG GAAGGATTTACCTTGGCATGCACAGCGTGGTCGATGTCCTAGGTGGGCTTGTCGTGGGACTGGTGATCCTTGCCTTTTGGCTCACTGTTCATGAATATTTCGACAGCTTTATAGTCTCTGGGCAGAATG TCTCCTCCTTCTGGGCTGCCCTTAGTTTCTTATTGCTCTTTGCGTATCCAACCCCAGAGCTTCCCACACCAAGTTTTGAGTATCATGCAGCTTTCAGTGGTGTTTCGCTTGGAATA GTCACGGGAGTCCAGCAAACTTACCTTCAGTTTCACCACGAAGACGTGCCACACATCTTTAGCCCACAACTTTCGTTCCCAGTTTTTGTAGGAAGGGTGCTTGTGGGCATTCCTACAATAATTATTGTGAAGTTCTGCAGCAAGGCACTAGCTAAATGGATACTTCCTGTGGTGGCAAACACTTTAGGAATCCCAATAAAATCATCCAGCTACATCCCTCAACTAAATAGTTCTGTAAGTGGTACGAAATCTAACGGAAGCCAGAAGATGTTCTACTTTCCTCAGGATTCTTTTGATGTTGACACGGGCATAAGGTTCCTCCAGTATGCAGGTCTTGCATGGTCGGTAGTTGATCTCGTCCCATCTCTATTTGCTCACCTACGGATGTAA